In Streptomyces chartreusis, the following proteins share a genomic window:
- a CDS encoding S8 family peptidase has translation MAVMRNSRRDSRRRLAALSLTATAALAAGLVSALPAAAAPEGRVQYAGAANAVADSYIVTLRADHARSGSQAGRALVERYGAGIERTYRKALNGYSIEASATEAKRLAADPAVASVVQNRTFSIDATQTNPPSWGLDRIDQKNLPLNSSYTYPDSAGQGVTAYVIDTGVRITHSDFGGRASYGYDAIDNDNTAQDGNGHGTHVAGTVAGNAYGVAKKAKVVGVRVLNNSGSGTTAQVVAGIDWVAQNAVKPAVANMSLGGGADTALDTAVRNAIASGVTFAVAAGNETTNASTRSPARVTEAITVGATTSTDAKAGYSNYGSVLDLFAPGSSITSAWNSGDSATNTISGTSMATPHVAGAAALYLADNPTSTPAQVSSALTAAATTGVVTSPGTGSPNRLLYVGGGTTTPPGPRFENTGDYAIADNATVESPVTVSGVSGNAPSALAVEVHIVHTYIGDLQVQLIAPDGTAYTMKSYGTGGSSDNINTTYSVNASSETANGTWKLRVSDNANLDTGRIDAWALQF, from the coding sequence ATGGCAGTGATGCGTAACTCCCGCAGAGACAGCAGGCGAAGACTCGCCGCCCTCAGCCTCACGGCCACCGCGGCGCTCGCCGCGGGCCTCGTCTCCGCGCTCCCCGCAGCGGCCGCCCCCGAGGGCCGCGTCCAGTACGCCGGGGCGGCGAACGCCGTCGCCGACAGCTACATCGTGACGCTCAGGGCGGACCACGCCCGCTCCGGCTCCCAGGCCGGCCGCGCCCTCGTCGAGCGGTACGGCGCCGGCATCGAGCGGACGTACAGGAAGGCCCTGAACGGCTACTCGATCGAGGCCTCCGCGACCGAGGCGAAGCGGCTCGCCGCCGACCCGGCGGTCGCCTCCGTCGTGCAGAACCGCACGTTCAGCATCGACGCGACCCAGACCAACCCGCCCTCCTGGGGTCTGGACCGCATCGACCAGAAGAACCTGCCGCTGAACAGCTCCTACACCTACCCGGACTCCGCCGGGCAGGGCGTGACCGCGTACGTCATCGACACCGGCGTCCGCATCACCCACAGCGACTTCGGCGGCCGCGCCTCCTACGGCTACGACGCCATCGACAACGACAACACCGCCCAGGACGGCAACGGCCACGGCACGCACGTCGCCGGCACGGTCGCGGGCAACGCCTACGGTGTCGCCAAGAAGGCCAAGGTCGTCGGCGTGCGCGTGCTGAACAACTCCGGTTCCGGCACGACCGCCCAGGTCGTCGCCGGCATCGACTGGGTCGCGCAGAACGCCGTCAAGCCGGCCGTCGCCAACATGTCCCTCGGCGGCGGCGCCGACACCGCCCTCGACACGGCCGTACGCAACGCCATCGCCTCCGGCGTCACCTTCGCCGTCGCGGCCGGCAACGAGACGACCAATGCCTCCACCAGGTCCCCCGCACGCGTCACCGAGGCCATCACGGTCGGCGCGACGACCTCGACCGACGCCAAGGCCGGCTACTCCAACTACGGCTCGGTGCTCGACCTGTTCGCGCCGGGTTCGTCCATCACCTCGGCCTGGAACTCCGGCGACTCGGCGACCAACACCATCTCCGGTACGTCGATGGCGACCCCGCACGTCGCGGGCGCCGCGGCGCTCTACCTCGCCGACAACCCGACCTCGACCCCGGCCCAGGTCTCCTCGGCCCTGACGGCCGCCGCCACCACCGGCGTCGTCACCAGCCCGGGCACCGGCTCGCCCAACCGGCTGCTCTACGTCGGCGGCGGCACGACCACCCCGCCGGGCCCGCGCTTCGAGAACACCGGTGACTACGCCATCGCCGACAACGCCACCGTCGAGTCCCCGGTGACGGTCTCCGGCGTCTCCGGCAACGCGCCCTCGGCGCTGGCCGTCGAGGTCCACATCGTGCACACCTACATCGGCGACCTCCAGGTCCAGCTGATCGCCCCCGACGGCACCGCGTACACGATGAAGTCGTACGGCACCGGCGGCAGTTCGGACAACATCAACACCACGTACTCGGTGAACGCCTCCTCGGAGACCGCCAACGGCACGTGGAAGCTCCGCGTCAGCGACAACGCGAACCTGGACACCGGGCGGATCGACGCCTGGGCGCTGCAGTTCTGA
- a CDS encoding tetratricopeptide repeat protein, protein MASLVLEELGRLRRCAEERLADRELRLVRSRLAEESGVSVKTISDWFNHKHEPRNLDHLLAVARILARWAELPPPVPRQWSALMAADRTPEAQSEMRTPPAQPAVPGIADDHGPPVPGPDDRAAPGRPVTELADPFSLEVHRAIDVPPATAPPGAGRGEALPLLPAYVERGHDARLRETVQQGADGVSGIVVLVGGSSCGKTRACWEAVQTLPAAWRLWHPIAPDRPQALLAGLAAVSPRTVVWLNEMQHYLLTPTDSVGERVAAGLRDLLTEPDRAPVLVLGTMWPEYWAALADTPQPGVPDAHPQARVLLSGAVVPVPDTFNAPALKALKDTAAGDPRLARAVAEAEQGQITQYLAGAPSLLDRYRAAPTAARALIETAMDARRLGHGRALPLALLETAAPGYLTDGQWDTLGEDWLEQALAYTAAPCHGARGPLTRIRPRPGDPYPAQPHYVLADYLEQEGRTSRRTTGVPPQLWHALVEHAAVGSHVDIARAAQLRGFKRLAVHAYARAAAHGDTFALLQAAKVLREAGRTAEAIDWYQRAAEAGDSFALHQTTALLREAGRTDEAIGWFRRAAETGDTEALQQTLDLLGGAGRREDALGWLRQRAEAGDIEAMRRLAYELQTAGDLEDALSWYRRAAEAGDIDAMRRAAGLLQVMGAEGESLTWFRRAAETGDTYALQQTIELLLDGGRREEAVRWLRTRVKTDDAFAFEKMVDLLWAAGRTDDALDALRARARSGHESALLRAVSLLSGAGRVDEAVQWLTEQAASGGAGIRRPLVDLLLEAGRGEEAITWLRGWAETGDTGARRRAVDLLLESGRAEEAVAWLRERAEAGDMDALWQAASLFQQEGRTDEALTWYARAADAGHTSAMLQAGDVLRRTGRTAQALEWYQRGVDSGEADAAQQIVDVLLEGGRAEEAVAWLRERAEAGDMDALWQAGSLLQQEGRTDEALEWYARAADAGDADALWQGAFLSQEEGRTDEALEWYDRAARAGETSALSQAASLLQGAGRLDEALRWYDRAADAGDAEALWQAASLLQEAGRRDQAIDWYMRAGEAGDADALWQAAFLLREAGRVDEAIDWLRARASDGCGFVLWFAGDLLREAGRSGEALALYRHAAETGDTFALRWAAELSQEAGRTDEALEWYERAAEAGDISALRQAAELLQRMGQVDEALTWCRRAAESGMVFALHSAIDLLRRAGREEAADRLGRYGWEPGGEIAGGWEAVPPEV, encoded by the coding sequence GTGGCGTCGCTGGTGCTGGAGGAACTCGGCCGGTTACGCAGGTGCGCCGAGGAGCGGCTCGCCGATCGTGAACTGCGGCTGGTGCGCAGCAGACTGGCCGAGGAGTCCGGTGTCTCGGTCAAGACGATCAGCGACTGGTTCAACCACAAGCACGAGCCGCGGAACCTCGACCACCTGCTGGCGGTTGCCCGGATCCTGGCCCGCTGGGCCGAACTGCCGCCTCCGGTACCCCGCCAGTGGTCCGCCCTGATGGCCGCCGACCGGACTCCCGAGGCGCAGTCGGAGATGAGGACGCCGCCCGCGCAGCCGGCGGTTCCCGGCATCGCCGACGACCACGGACCTCCGGTGCCGGGCCCCGACGACCGGGCCGCGCCCGGCCGGCCGGTGACCGAACTCGCCGACCCCTTCTCGCTGGAGGTCCACCGGGCGATCGACGTGCCCCCGGCGACCGCCCCGCCCGGTGCCGGCCGGGGCGAGGCCCTGCCCCTGCTCCCGGCCTACGTCGAGCGCGGGCACGACGCACGGCTGCGGGAGACGGTGCAGCAGGGTGCCGACGGCGTCAGCGGCATCGTCGTGCTGGTCGGCGGGTCCTCCTGCGGCAAGACGCGGGCCTGCTGGGAGGCCGTACAGACGTTGCCGGCGGCGTGGCGGCTGTGGCATCCGATCGCGCCCGACCGTCCGCAGGCCCTCCTGGCAGGGCTGGCCGCGGTCTCGCCGCGGACGGTCGTGTGGCTCAACGAGATGCAGCACTACCTGCTGACGCCGACCGACTCCGTCGGCGAGCGCGTCGCCGCCGGGCTGCGCGACCTGCTCACCGAGCCGGACCGCGCCCCCGTGCTGGTCCTGGGCACCATGTGGCCCGAGTACTGGGCCGCCCTCGCCGACACACCCCAGCCCGGTGTGCCGGACGCCCATCCGCAGGCCCGTGTCCTGCTCAGCGGCGCCGTCGTGCCGGTGCCGGACACCTTCAACGCCCCGGCCCTGAAGGCGCTCAAGGACACCGCCGCCGGTGACCCGAGGCTGGCCCGCGCCGTGGCCGAGGCCGAGCAGGGGCAGATCACCCAGTACCTGGCGGGCGCCCCGTCCCTGCTCGACCGCTACCGGGCCGCGCCCACCGCCGCGCGGGCGCTCATCGAGACGGCGATGGACGCCCGCCGGCTGGGGCACGGCCGGGCGCTGCCGCTCGCCCTGCTGGAGACGGCCGCGCCCGGCTATCTGACCGACGGTCAGTGGGACACGCTCGGCGAGGACTGGCTGGAACAGGCCCTCGCCTACACGGCCGCCCCCTGCCACGGCGCCCGCGGCCCCCTCACCCGGATCCGGCCCCGGCCCGGCGACCCGTACCCGGCCCAGCCGCACTACGTCCTCGCCGACTACCTGGAACAGGAGGGCCGCACCAGCCGCCGTACCACCGGCGTGCCCCCGCAGTTGTGGCACGCGCTCGTCGAGCACGCCGCCGTCGGCAGCCATGTCGACATCGCGCGGGCGGCACAACTGCGCGGCTTCAAACGGCTCGCGGTGCACGCGTACGCGCGGGCCGCCGCGCACGGGGACACCTTCGCGCTGCTGCAGGCCGCGAAGGTGTTGCGCGAGGCCGGCCGTACCGCGGAGGCCATCGACTGGTACCAGCGCGCCGCGGAGGCCGGTGACTCCTTCGCGCTGCACCAGACGACCGCCCTGCTGCGCGAGGCGGGCCGCACCGACGAAGCCATCGGCTGGTTCCGGCGTGCCGCCGAGACCGGGGACACCGAGGCGCTCCAGCAGACCCTGGACCTGCTGGGCGGGGCCGGGCGACGCGAGGACGCCCTCGGCTGGCTGCGGCAGCGGGCCGAGGCCGGGGACATCGAGGCGATGCGCCGGCTGGCGTACGAGTTGCAGACGGCGGGCGACCTCGAGGACGCCCTGTCGTGGTACCGCCGGGCCGCCGAGGCCGGCGACATCGACGCCATGCGCAGGGCGGCCGGACTGCTGCAGGTCATGGGCGCCGAGGGCGAGTCCCTGACCTGGTTCCGGCGGGCCGCCGAGACCGGCGACACCTACGCCTTGCAGCAGACGATCGAGCTGCTGCTGGACGGGGGACGGCGTGAGGAGGCGGTCCGCTGGCTGCGCACCCGGGTCAAGACCGACGACGCCTTCGCCTTCGAGAAGATGGTCGATCTGCTGTGGGCCGCCGGACGCACCGACGACGCGCTGGACGCGCTGCGTGCGCGGGCCCGCTCCGGTCACGAGTCCGCGCTGCTGCGGGCGGTGTCGCTGCTGAGCGGGGCCGGGCGCGTCGACGAGGCCGTTCAGTGGCTGACGGAACAGGCCGCATCAGGCGGCGCCGGCATCCGGCGTCCCCTGGTCGACCTGCTGCTGGAGGCGGGCCGCGGCGAGGAGGCCATAACGTGGTTGCGCGGCTGGGCCGAGACCGGCGACACCGGGGCGCGGCGCCGGGCCGTCGACCTGCTCCTGGAGAGCGGCCGCGCCGAGGAGGCCGTCGCCTGGCTGCGTGAACGCGCCGAGGCCGGCGACATGGACGCCCTGTGGCAGGCGGCCTCTCTGTTCCAGCAGGAGGGCCGCACCGACGAGGCCCTGACGTGGTACGCCCGCGCCGCCGACGCCGGGCACACCTCCGCGATGCTCCAGGCCGGCGACGTACTGCGCCGGACCGGCCGTACCGCCCAGGCGCTCGAGTGGTACCAGCGGGGCGTCGACTCCGGTGAGGCCGACGCCGCCCAGCAGATCGTCGACGTGCTGCTGGAGGGCGGTCGGGCCGAGGAGGCCGTCGCCTGGCTGCGCGAACGCGCCGAGGCCGGCGACATGGACGCCCTGTGGCAGGCGGGTTCCCTGCTCCAGCAGGAGGGCCGCACCGACGAAGCCCTGGAGTGGTACGCCCGCGCCGCCGACGCCGGTGACGCGGACGCGCTGTGGCAGGGCGCCTTCCTGTCGCAGGAGGAGGGCCGCACCGACGAGGCCCTGGAGTGGTACGACCGTGCCGCCCGGGCCGGTGAGACCAGCGCTCTCAGCCAGGCGGCCAGCCTGTTGCAGGGTGCGGGCCGGCTCGACGAGGCGCTGCGGTGGTACGACCGCGCGGCGGACGCCGGGGACGCGGAGGCGCTGTGGCAGGCGGCCTCGCTGCTCCAGGAGGCGGGGCGGCGGGACCAGGCGATCGACTGGTACATGCGGGCCGGGGAGGCCGGCGACGCGGACGCCCTGTGGCAGGCCGCGTTCCTGCTGCGCGAGGCCGGCCGCGTCGACGAGGCGATCGACTGGCTGCGGGCCCGGGCCTCGGACGGCTGCGGCTTCGTCCTGTGGTTCGCCGGCGACCTGCTGCGCGAGGCCGGCCGCTCCGGTGAGGCGCTGGCCCTCTACCGGCACGCGGCGGAGACGGGCGACACGTTCGCGCTGCGCTGGGCCGCCGAGCTCTCCCAGGAGGCGGGCCGCACCGACGAGGCCCTGGAGTGGTACGAGCGCGCCGCGGAGGCCGGCGACATCAGCGCGCTGCGCCAGGCCGCCGAACTGCTCCAGCGGATGGGCCAGGTCGACGAGGCCCTGACGTGGTGCCGCCGGGCCGCCGAGTCGGGCATGGTCTTCGCCCTGCACAGCGCGATCGACCTGCTGCGCAGGGCGGGCCGCGAGGAGGCCGCGGACCGGCTGGGGCGGTACGGGTGGGAGCCGGGTGGGGAGATCGCCGGGGGGTGGGAGGCTGTGCCGCCGGAGGTGTGA
- a CDS encoding ATP-binding protein, whose product MVDFVGRRHELATLERELQKVAAGLGGERPGRCVMLRGRRRVGKSRLVERFVERSGAPFLFYAATGASPGDDLARLARDAQASTLPLAQLVAAARPESWDAAFDVLAAALPSDRASVLVIDEVPYLMDAGGAFEGMLQRAWDRVLETKPVLLVLIGSDLSMMEALNSYGRPFHQRGREMVLGPLNPAEVGRMLGLEPADAFDAALVTGGLPLICAEWPQGAGLWDFLGEALSDPVSALLVSAERSLAAEFPPQAQARTVLAAIGSGERTFTNIARAAGGIGATPLQRALELLTEKRIVAAELPVSLRASKDRRYRVTDPYLRFWLHQLGPSMQEIERGRGDLTLARIRENWTTWRGRAVEPLVREALARILPDDRLPAAPTVGGYWTRTNDVEIDIVGADRAPVAKELLFVGSIKWLERSPFDRHDLAALHRHRAVLTDEPVPVVAVSRRGVDCGGLDAAYGPGDLLAAWPL is encoded by the coding sequence GTGGTGGACTTCGTGGGGCGTCGGCACGAGCTGGCGACGCTGGAGCGGGAGCTCCAGAAGGTCGCGGCGGGGCTCGGTGGGGAGCGGCCCGGGCGGTGCGTGATGCTGCGCGGGCGGCGCCGGGTGGGGAAGTCGCGGCTGGTCGAGCGGTTCGTGGAGCGCTCCGGAGCGCCGTTCTTGTTCTACGCGGCCACGGGTGCGTCACCCGGGGACGATCTGGCCCGGCTGGCCCGGGACGCCCAGGCGTCGACGCTGCCGCTGGCGCAGCTGGTGGCGGCCGCGCGCCCGGAGAGCTGGGACGCCGCATTCGATGTGCTGGCCGCGGCGCTGCCCTCCGACCGGGCGAGTGTGCTGGTCATCGACGAGGTGCCATATCTGATGGACGCCGGCGGGGCCTTCGAGGGGATGCTTCAGCGGGCCTGGGACCGGGTGCTGGAGACCAAGCCCGTACTGCTCGTCCTCATCGGCTCGGATCTGTCGATGATGGAGGCGCTGAACAGCTATGGACGCCCCTTCCACCAGCGCGGTCGGGAGATGGTGCTCGGGCCGCTGAACCCCGCCGAGGTGGGGCGGATGCTGGGACTCGAGCCGGCGGACGCCTTCGACGCCGCGCTCGTCACGGGTGGGCTGCCGCTGATCTGCGCGGAGTGGCCGCAAGGGGCGGGACTGTGGGACTTCCTCGGCGAGGCGCTGAGCGACCCGGTCTCGGCCCTGCTCGTGTCGGCCGAGCGCTCGCTGGCCGCCGAGTTCCCCCCGCAGGCGCAGGCACGTACGGTGCTGGCGGCGATCGGCAGCGGCGAGCGGACCTTCACCAACATCGCCCGCGCGGCCGGCGGGATCGGGGCGACGCCACTGCAACGGGCGCTGGAACTGCTCACGGAGAAGCGGATCGTCGCCGCGGAACTGCCCGTGTCGCTGCGGGCGTCGAAGGACCGCCGCTACCGGGTGACGGATCCCTACCTGCGGTTCTGGCTGCACCAGCTCGGGCCGTCCATGCAGGAGATCGAGCGGGGGCGGGGCGATCTGACCCTGGCGCGGATCCGGGAGAACTGGACCACCTGGCGCGGCCGGGCGGTCGAACCGCTCGTCCGCGAGGCGCTGGCCCGGATCCTGCCCGACGACCGGCTCCCGGCGGCCCCCACGGTGGGCGGCTACTGGACCCGCACCAACGACGTCGAGATCGACATCGTCGGCGCCGACCGCGCCCCCGTCGCCAAGGAGTTGCTCTTCGTCGGCTCCATCAAGTGGCTGGAGCGATCCCCCTTCGACCGACACGACCTGGCAGCCCTCCACCGCCACCGAGCCGTCCTCACCGACGAACCCGTGCCGGTCGTTGCGGTGTCGCGGCGCGGGGTGGACTGCGGGGGGTTGGATGCGGCGTACGGGCCTGGTGATCTGCTGGCTGCCTGGCCGCTGTGA
- a CDS encoding DEAD/DEAH box helicase has translation MGRSEREAVARGRRLFEAAQAVVDDHARAVEAVRAALEPIHDDLARTELDAIPVARLKDLTEGRLRLGEVEKGGFRTVGQVLDAGSYRLRQLPGVGQQTADQTVAAARRIADAVRETIAVHIDVDRPEPRTTALVVALNVLVEAGPEARRAVDTAGTFTKRLGPPLADAAPTSGRLRMLLAGRAGRERALTALAEVRAVTEQADRDEVPQLLAQASVDLLRRPESEVAALVDFELRSAEYYGLLAELSGRAPDPAAAEGFLPDEVAERVRTQTLDDTHRRVSLRGYQAFGTRFALAQRRVILGDEMGLGKTIQAIAALAHLAGEGQSHFLVVCPASVLINWTREIEKRSALRVTPLHGPDRQEAFADWKGRGGVAVTTFDALRGFPVPGRGELGMLVVDEAHFVKNPQTRRSMAVSEWAGHCDRVLFLTGTPMENRVEEFRCLVRILQPELAESIDEHDGVAGSKAFRKAVAPVYLRRNQQDVLTELPALQHTDEWEEPSAQDEEAYREAVRAGNFMAMRRAAYARPERSAKLDRLREIAAEAAENGLKVVVFSAFRDVLAAAQKALADGTVPAAEAAEAAEAVDADKTVDADKTDTDRTTARLFGPISGSVPPARRQQLVDDFAAAPGHAVLLAQIEAGGVGLNMQAASVVILCEPQLKPTVEHQAVARAHRMGQVRSVQVHRLLCTGGVDERLVRMLENKSRLFDAYARRSAVAEATPDAVDISDINLARRIVEEEQARLGTTPATAATTTPTKTPATPATERA, from the coding sequence ATGGGGCGGAGCGAGCGGGAGGCGGTGGCCCGGGGCCGGCGGCTGTTCGAGGCGGCGCAGGCCGTCGTCGACGATCACGCGCGGGCCGTCGAGGCCGTACGCGCCGCCCTGGAACCGATCCACGACGACCTGGCCCGCACCGAACTGGACGCCATCCCGGTCGCCCGGCTGAAGGACCTCACCGAGGGCAGGCTGCGGCTGGGCGAGGTGGAGAAGGGCGGGTTCCGCACGGTCGGGCAGGTCCTGGACGCCGGTTCCTACCGGCTGCGGCAACTGCCCGGCGTCGGACAGCAGACGGCCGACCAGACGGTGGCCGCCGCCCGCCGGATCGCCGACGCCGTGCGCGAGACCATCGCCGTGCACATCGACGTGGACCGGCCGGAGCCCCGCACCACCGCACTGGTCGTCGCGCTCAACGTCCTGGTGGAGGCGGGCCCCGAGGCGCGCCGGGCCGTCGACACGGCCGGCACGTTCACCAAGCGGCTCGGACCGCCGCTGGCCGACGCGGCACCGACGTCCGGGCGACTGCGCATGCTGCTCGCGGGCCGGGCCGGACGGGAACGCGCGCTGACGGCTCTGGCCGAGGTCCGCGCCGTCACCGAACAGGCCGACCGGGACGAGGTGCCGCAACTGCTCGCCCAGGCCTCGGTCGACCTGCTGCGCCGCCCGGAGTCCGAGGTGGCCGCGCTGGTCGACTTCGAGCTCCGTTCCGCCGAGTACTACGGGCTGCTCGCCGAGCTCTCGGGCCGCGCTCCCGACCCGGCGGCGGCCGAGGGGTTCCTGCCGGACGAGGTGGCCGAGCGGGTCAGGACCCAGACGCTCGACGACACCCACCGCCGGGTCTCCCTGCGCGGCTACCAGGCCTTCGGCACCCGCTTCGCGCTCGCCCAGCGCCGCGTGATCCTCGGCGACGAGATGGGACTCGGCAAGACGATCCAGGCCATCGCCGCGCTCGCGCACCTCGCCGGTGAGGGACAGAGCCACTTCCTGGTCGTCTGCCCGGCCAGTGTGCTCATCAACTGGACCCGGGAGATCGAGAAGCGCAGCGCACTGCGGGTGACGCCGTTGCACGGCCCGGACCGGCAGGAGGCGTTCGCCGACTGGAAAGGGCGGGGCGGCGTCGCGGTCACCACCTTCGACGCCCTGCGCGGGTTCCCGGTGCCAGGCCGCGGCGAACTGGGCATGCTCGTCGTCGACGAGGCGCACTTCGTGAAGAACCCGCAGACCCGCCGCTCGATGGCCGTCTCCGAGTGGGCGGGGCACTGCGACCGGGTGCTGTTCCTGACCGGTACGCCCATGGAGAACCGCGTCGAGGAGTTCCGCTGCCTGGTGCGGATACTCCAGCCCGAACTGGCCGAGAGCATCGACGAGCACGACGGCGTGGCGGGCTCCAAGGCGTTCCGGAAGGCGGTCGCCCCGGTCTATCTGCGCCGCAACCAGCAGGACGTGCTCACCGAACTCCCCGCGCTCCAGCACACGGACGAGTGGGAGGAGCCCAGCGCGCAGGACGAGGAGGCGTACCGCGAGGCCGTGCGCGCCGGGAACTTCATGGCCATGCGCAGGGCTGCGTACGCGCGTCCGGAGCGGTCGGCGAAGCTGGACCGGCTGCGCGAGATCGCCGCCGAGGCCGCCGAGAACGGCCTCAAGGTCGTGGTGTTCTCGGCCTTCCGCGACGTCCTGGCTGCGGCACAGAAGGCCCTCGCGGACGGCACGGTTCCGGCAGCGGAGGCGGCGGAGGCAGCGGAGGCGGTGGACGCCGATAAGACGGTGGACGCCGACAAGACGGACACCGACAGGACGACGGCCCGGCTCTTCGGGCCCATCTCCGGCAGCGTGCCGCCCGCCCGGCGACAGCAGCTCGTCGACGACTTCGCCGCTGCGCCCGGCCACGCCGTCCTGCTCGCGCAGATCGAGGCCGGTGGCGTGGGCCTCAACATGCAGGCCGCCTCCGTCGTCATCCTCTGCGAGCCGCAGCTCAAGCCCACCGTCGAACACCAGGCGGTCGCCCGCGCCCACCGCATGGGCCAGGTCCGCTCGGTCCAGGTGCACCGACTGCTCTGCACCGGCGGCGTGGACGAACGCCTGGTGCGGATGCTGGAGAACAAGTCCCGCCTGTTCGACGCCTACGCCCGCCGCAGCGCGGTCGCCGAGGCCACCCCGGACGCCGTCGACATCTCGGACATCAACCTGGCCCGCCGCATCGTCGAGGAGGAACAGGCACGGCTGGGCACGACACCGGCCACGGCAGCGACCACGACACCGACCAAGACACCGGCCACGCCCGCGACGGAACGGGCGTGA
- a CDS encoding oxidoreductase, with amino-acid sequence MNKVWLITGASSGFGRAVADAALAEGDVVVGAVRRPEGLDDLVAAHPDQVEALRLDVGDTGAAEAAVRDVIARHGRIDVLVNNAGRTHVGAFEETTEQELRELFEVHVFGPAALTRAVLPHMRERRSGAVVQMSSMGGQMSFAGFSAYSGTKFALEGLSEGLADEVAEFGIKVLIVEPGSFRTSLFETGRAGTSTDSGLYSKVSQTRGFVSGGDGTQPGDPAKAAALILAALEAEDTPLRLPLGDDGVDAVLGHLDQVRTDVAAWEKRTRATAFDN; translated from the coding sequence ATGAACAAGGTGTGGCTGATCACGGGCGCGAGCAGCGGTTTCGGCCGGGCCGTCGCGGACGCCGCCCTCGCCGAGGGCGATGTCGTGGTGGGTGCGGTACGGCGTCCCGAGGGCCTGGACGATCTCGTGGCCGCCCACCCCGATCAGGTGGAGGCGCTGCGTCTGGACGTCGGCGACACGGGGGCCGCGGAGGCCGCCGTACGGGATGTGATCGCGCGGCACGGCAGGATCGACGTCCTGGTCAACAACGCGGGCCGCACGCACGTCGGTGCCTTCGAGGAGACCACCGAGCAGGAGCTGCGCGAGCTGTTCGAGGTGCATGTCTTCGGGCCGGCCGCTCTCACCCGGGCCGTGCTGCCGCACATGCGGGAGCGGCGGTCGGGGGCGGTCGTGCAGATGAGCAGCATGGGCGGGCAGATGTCCTTCGCGGGCTTCTCGGCGTACAGCGGAACCAAGTTCGCGCTGGAGGGGCTGTCCGAGGGGCTCGCCGACGAGGTCGCGGAGTTCGGCATCAAGGTGCTGATCGTGGAGCCGGGCTCCTTCCGCACCTCGCTGTTCGAGACGGGGCGGGCCGGCACGAGCACGGACAGCGGCCTGTACTCCAAGGTGAGCCAGACCCGCGGGTTCGTCTCCGGCGGCGACGGCACCCAGCCCGGCGACCCGGCGAAGGCGGCGGCGCTCATCCTGGCCGCGCTGGAGGCCGAGGACACCCCGCTGCGGCTGCCGCTGGGCGACGACGGCGTCGACGCGGTCCTCGGCCACCTCGACCAGGTCCGCACGGACGTCGCGGCCTGGGAAAAGCGCACCCGAGCAACAGCCTTCGACAACTGA
- a CDS encoding LysR family transcriptional regulator → MAMDVHVRDLRYFVAVAEELHFTRAAERLYVSQPALSKQVRALERHLGVELFRRDPQGVTLTEAGAALLPHARRVLDAWSEGSAALEVARVAARSTLVVGMSTSPGRGGLLPAIRSRFTAAHPDTVLRLRQVSWEDPTAGLADGDADIAFVWLPLPDAERYGWTVVAEEPRLVALPDTHRLASRPEIDFADLLDEPFLALPAGAGPLRDYWLALEERAGRPPRIGAEIAGTEETYEALVAGLGVCLVATGNAPLITLGGVVTRPVRGLAPSRFALAWRREDARRPLVRAYAEACRRVAGGS, encoded by the coding sequence ATGGCGATGGACGTTCATGTACGGGACCTGCGCTACTTCGTGGCGGTGGCCGAGGAACTGCATTTCACCCGGGCGGCCGAGCGGCTGTACGTCTCGCAGCCCGCGCTCAGCAAGCAGGTGCGCGCGCTGGAGCGGCACCTGGGCGTGGAGCTGTTCCGCCGCGATCCGCAGGGCGTGACGCTCACCGAGGCGGGCGCGGCGCTGCTGCCGCACGCCCGGCGCGTGCTGGACGCCTGGTCGGAGGGGTCGGCGGCGCTGGAGGTCGCCCGGGTCGCGGCGCGGAGCACGCTGGTCGTGGGCATGAGCACCAGCCCCGGCCGGGGCGGCCTGCTGCCCGCGATCCGCTCCCGTTTCACGGCCGCCCACCCGGACACCGTGCTGCGGCTGCGGCAGGTGAGCTGGGAGGACCCCACCGCGGGGCTGGCCGACGGGGACGCCGACATCGCCTTCGTCTGGCTGCCGCTGCCGGACGCCGAGCGCTACGGCTGGACGGTGGTCGCGGAGGAGCCCCGGCTGGTCGCCCTCCCGGACACCCACCGTCTCGCTTCTCGCCCGGAGATCGACTTCGCGGACCTGCTGGACGAGCCCTTCCTCGCCCTGCCGGCCGGCGCCGGGCCGTTGCGCGACTACTGGCTGGCCCTGGAGGAACGGGCCGGGCGGCCACCCCGCATCGGGGCGGAGATCGCCGGCACCGAGGAGACGTACGAGGCGCTGGTCGCGGGCCTCGGGGTGTGCCTGGTGGCCACGGGCAACGCTCCGCTGATCACCCTGGGCGGGGTGGTGACACGTCCGGTACGGGGGCTCGCGCCGAGCCGTTTCGCGCTGGCGTGGCGCCGGGAGGACGCCCGGCGGCCTCTTGTACGGGCCTATGCGGAGGCTTGCAGGCGGGTGGCGGGAGGGTCGTGA